One genomic segment of Oenanthe melanoleuca isolate GR-GAL-2019-014 chromosome 5, OMel1.0, whole genome shotgun sequence includes these proteins:
- the INF2 gene encoding inverted formin-2 isoform X4, with amino-acid sequence MSIKKEGAHKKWAALKEKLGPQETDQSEANLENAEPELCIRLLQMPSVVNYSGLKKRLENSDDAWMVQFLELSGLDLLLEALDRLSGRGVARISDALLQLTCISCVRAVMNSHKGIEYIVSNEGYVRKLFQALDTTNVMVKKQIFELLAALCIYSSDGHSLALDALDHYKSVKNQQYRFSIIMNELSNTDNVPYMVTLLSAINAIILGKEELRTRTQIRNEFIGLQLLDVLDKLR; translated from the exons ATGTCAATCAAAAAGGAAGGTGCCCACAAGAAGTGGGCTGCCCTGAAGGAGAAGCTGGGACCCCAGGAGACTGACCAGTCCGAGGCCAACCTGGAGAatgcagagccagagctgtgcaTCCGCCTGCTGCAAATGCCCTCGGTGGTGAACTACTCTGGGCTGAAGAAGAGGCTGGAGAACAGCGACGATGCCTGGATGGTCCAGTTCCTGGAGCTGTCTGGGCTggacctgctgctggaggcCCTGGACAGGCTGTCTGGGCGAGGAGTGGCCAGGATATCTGATGCCTTGCTCCAGCTCACCTGCATTAGCTGTGTGAGAGCGGTCATGAACTCCCACAAAGGCATAGAGTACATTGTGAGCAACGAGGGCTACGTCAGGAAACTCTTCCAGG cACTTGACACAACTAATGTCATGgtcaaaaagcaaatatttgagCTCCTGGCTGCACTGTGCATTTACTCATCAGATGGCCACTCTTTGGCTCTGGATGCCTTGGACCATTACAAG AGTGTGAAGAACCAGCAGTATCGATTCAGCATCATCATGAACGAGCTCTCCAACACAGACAATGTGCCATAcatggtgacactgctgagTGCCATCAATGCCATCATCCTGGGCAAAGAAGAGCTGAGAACAAGGACACAAATCAGAAATGAGTTCATAG GGCTTCAGCTGTTGGATGTTTTAGACAAGCTAAGGTAA